A genome region from Mycobacterium sp. 3519A includes the following:
- a CDS encoding MetQ/NlpA family ABC transporter substrate-binding protein, which produces MSSSVRAVGGRGKRPLRVGATPVPHAEILDFVREPLAGQGIDLQIEIFESFDEPNDLLAGGRLHANFFQYLPFLEDFNRRTGNGLVPLVPVHIEPFGLYSTWIPEVDAIPEYAEVALPSDPVNIDRSLVMLEQLGLIECAPSRRGLTSVGDVRSNPRRLVLKELASWLLGELREDFDTGGRSGAGADVVFLFGNQAMEWGVDTGTALHCDRGNPVYAEYLVARPDNCRSPVVNALAQALNDESTREFITTTYAGQVLAAF; this is translated from the coding sequence GTGAGCAGCTCGGTGCGCGCCGTTGGCGGCAGAGGCAAACGCCCGCTGCGGGTGGGGGCCACGCCTGTGCCGCACGCCGAGATCCTCGACTTCGTCCGCGAGCCGCTGGCCGGCCAAGGCATCGACCTGCAGATCGAGATCTTCGAGAGCTTCGACGAGCCCAACGATCTGCTGGCAGGCGGCCGGCTGCATGCGAACTTCTTCCAGTACCTGCCGTTCCTCGAGGATTTCAACCGCCGCACCGGCAACGGGTTGGTGCCGCTGGTGCCGGTGCACATCGAACCGTTCGGGTTGTACTCGACGTGGATTCCTGAGGTCGACGCGATTCCCGAGTATGCCGAGGTGGCGCTGCCGTCGGATCCGGTCAACATCGACCGGTCACTGGTCATGCTCGAGCAGCTGGGACTGATCGAATGCGCGCCGTCGCGGCGGGGATTGACCAGCGTCGGTGACGTGCGGTCGAATCCGCGCCGGCTGGTGCTCAAAGAGCTGGCCAGCTGGCTGCTCGGCGAGCTGCGCGAAGATTTCGATACGGGCGGGCGCAGCGGGGCGGGCGCAGATGTGGTGTTCCTGTTCGGCAACCAGGCGATGGAGTGGGGTGTGGACACCGGGACGGCGCTGCACTGCGATCGGGGCAATCCGGTGTACGCGGAGTATCTGGTGGCCAGGCCGGACAACTGTCGAAGCCCGGTCGTCAATGCGCTGGCACAGGCGCTCAACGACGAGTCCACCCGAGAATTCATCACGACCACCTATGCCGGGCAGGTGCTGGCGGCGTTCTGA
- a CDS encoding APC family permease produces the protein MSETTATSEALGEHPSPPRRQLTGNLGVPAIVFMVVAAAAPLGVIGGVVPLGLASGNGAGFPATFIASTVILLFFAVGFTALTPYVEEAGAFFSYVRTALGFPAGIGIAFVALVSYVAIEAGVYGLLGPAGGAVVELFGGPALPWWLFAAVAFVVTAFLGYRNIQLSSQVLAVLLTAEIAIVLVLDAVIVARGGDHGLSTGIINPGVIFSGSVGIGLLFALISFVGFEATAIFRDEARTPERTIPRATYAALILIGVFYAVTSWALVSGWGDAEAVSRATESGSTFLSDTAQRYIGVVGNDIITVLYFTSLYACILSFHNVASRYVFALSQRDVLPASLSYPHAKHGSPHQASLWISGVVAVSVVLAVVFKLDPAAQFYTWFAGATTVGFVVLLIATSVAVLVYFARDRRGNSQWRVRIAPLLGLVGLAGALILILANLKDLVGGSSVLAWVIVGLLVGAFAVGATVGTRVVKASS, from the coding sequence ATGTCCGAAACCACCGCCACATCAGAGGCTTTGGGGGAGCATCCGTCCCCGCCGCGGCGCCAACTGACGGGCAACCTCGGTGTGCCCGCGATCGTGTTCATGGTCGTCGCCGCGGCGGCGCCGTTGGGCGTGATCGGCGGCGTGGTGCCGCTGGGCCTCGCCTCGGGCAACGGTGCGGGATTCCCCGCGACGTTCATCGCCTCGACGGTGATACTGCTGTTCTTCGCCGTCGGATTCACGGCGTTGACACCGTACGTCGAGGAGGCCGGCGCGTTCTTCTCTTACGTGCGTACGGCATTGGGATTCCCCGCAGGCATCGGCATCGCTTTCGTCGCGTTGGTGAGCTACGTGGCGATCGAGGCAGGCGTGTACGGCCTCCTCGGACCCGCGGGCGGTGCCGTCGTCGAATTGTTCGGCGGGCCCGCGCTGCCCTGGTGGCTGTTCGCGGCGGTCGCGTTCGTCGTCACCGCGTTCCTGGGCTACCGCAACATCCAGTTGTCCAGCCAGGTGCTGGCGGTGCTGCTGACCGCAGAGATCGCCATCGTGTTGGTGCTCGACGCGGTGATCGTGGCCCGCGGCGGTGACCACGGCTTGTCGACGGGCATCATCAATCCCGGCGTGATCTTCTCCGGATCCGTGGGCATCGGCCTGCTGTTCGCACTCATCAGCTTCGTCGGCTTCGAGGCCACTGCGATCTTTCGCGACGAGGCCCGCACGCCCGAACGCACCATCCCGCGCGCCACCTACGCCGCCCTGATCCTCATCGGCGTGTTCTACGCGGTGACCAGTTGGGCGCTGGTGTCCGGATGGGGCGACGCGGAAGCGGTCAGCAGGGCCACCGAGTCGGGCAGCACCTTCCTGTCCGACACCGCGCAGCGCTACATCGGCGTTGTCGGCAACGACATCATCACGGTGCTGTACTTCACCAGCCTGTACGCCTGCATCCTGTCATTCCACAACGTCGCGTCTCGCTATGTCTTCGCGCTGTCGCAGCGCGACGTGCTGCCCGCGTCGCTGAGCTATCCGCACGCCAAACACGGTTCACCGCACCAAGCTTCGCTGTGGATCTCCGGTGTCGTCGCGGTCAGCGTCGTGCTTGCCGTGGTCTTCAAACTCGACCCGGCCGCGCAGTTCTACACCTGGTTCGCCGGCGCCACCACGGTCGGATTCGTCGTGTTGCTGATCGCCACCAGCGTGGCCGTGCTGGTCTACTTCGCCCGCGACCGCCGCGGCAACTCGCAGTGGCGGGTGCGCATCGCGCCGCTGCTGGGCCTGGTCGGGTTGGCGGGCGCGCTGATCCTGATATTGGCCAACCTGAAGGATCTGGTGGGCGGGTCGAGCGTGCTGGCGTGGGTGATCGTCGGCCTGCTGGTCGGCGCGTTCGCGGTCGGCGCCACGGTCGGCACCAGGGTCGTCAAGGCGTCGTCATGA
- a CDS encoding YoaK family protein: MAEDTERTRSLWFALLLTLANGFLDAHTYISRGGVFANVQTANVIFGAIDTSKREWAMALAHLWPLLAFIAGVGLASHIKSGRAERFVARPLVWTMAVQAVALAVIGFVPASVPHSYVTVPISFLAAMQIGLFRNIGELAYLPVATTGNLMRFVEAGYAGFVDRRPDQRRAFGVYGALILTFATGALVGAYASRAWGVHAIWLPAGFLAVTLCLFIIDEGHLR; this comes from the coding sequence GTGGCCGAGGACACCGAACGCACCAGAAGCCTGTGGTTCGCGTTGCTGCTGACCCTGGCCAACGGGTTCCTCGACGCCCACACCTACATCTCCCGTGGCGGGGTGTTCGCCAATGTGCAGACCGCCAACGTGATCTTCGGCGCCATCGACACCTCGAAGCGGGAGTGGGCGATGGCGCTGGCTCACCTGTGGCCGCTGCTCGCGTTCATCGCGGGCGTCGGGTTGGCGTCGCACATCAAATCCGGCCGGGCGGAACGGTTCGTCGCCAGGCCGCTGGTCTGGACGATGGCGGTGCAGGCCGTCGCGCTTGCCGTCATCGGCTTCGTCCCGGCATCGGTCCCGCATAGCTATGTCACCGTGCCGATCTCGTTTCTGGCCGCGATGCAGATCGGCCTGTTCCGCAACATCGGCGAACTGGCTTATCTGCCGGTCGCCACCACCGGCAACCTGATGCGATTCGTCGAGGCGGGCTACGCCGGCTTCGTCGACCGGCGACCGGATCAGCGTCGGGCGTTCGGGGTGTACGGCGCGCTGATCCTGACGTTCGCCACCGGCGCGCTCGTCGGGGCGTACGCCAGCAGGGCGTGGGGAGTGCACGCGATCTGGCTACCAGCCGGGTTCCTCGCGGTGACGCTGTGTTTGTTCATCATCGATGAAGGCCACCTTCGGTGA
- a CDS encoding winged helix-turn-helix domain-containing protein produces MYQGAQRPPMPRADTVRVLLVLEVPATPADLPSRTAQLADDYAQVIVRSVPGVRAHKAVVAAAAAKPTVPPTGLTIDRIMREVRIDGDRVRLTYREFELLCYLAAVPGRPVSRTELVNRVWRDRAPGSEVSLRTVDTHVRRLRTKLGPYAEVLTTIRGRGYRFNPGPKVRFVAA; encoded by the coding sequence GTGTACCAAGGGGCACAGCGGCCCCCGATGCCGCGCGCCGACACCGTCCGGGTGCTGCTCGTGCTCGAGGTGCCCGCGACGCCCGCCGACTTGCCTAGCCGCACAGCACAATTGGCTGACGACTATGCCCAGGTGATCGTCCGATCGGTGCCGGGTGTGCGCGCGCACAAGGCCGTGGTCGCCGCCGCGGCGGCGAAGCCCACCGTCCCGCCCACCGGGCTGACCATCGACCGGATCATGCGCGAGGTGCGCATCGACGGTGACCGGGTGCGGCTGACCTACCGCGAATTCGAGTTGCTGTGCTACCTGGCCGCGGTGCCGGGACGACCGGTGTCGCGCACCGAACTGGTGAACCGGGTGTGGCGCGACCGGGCACCGGGAAGTGAGGTGTCCTTGCGCACCGTCGACACCCACGTCCGGCGGCTGCGCACCAAGCTCGGCCCATACGCGGAAGTGCTGACGACGATCCGGGGGCGTGGATACCGCTTCAACCCCGGCCCGAAGGTGCGCTTCGTCGCCGCGTGA